Proteins encoded together in one Laspinema palackyanum D2c window:
- the hppD gene encoding 4-hydroxyphenylpyruvate dioxygenase: MEIDHIHFYVKDATAQRDWFVDYLGFEAVASFTDTDTHTELIQSGLVRFALSSPLSVASPIAEYLDRHPPGVADIAFAVQDLASCLNQATAAGAKVLQPIQEQPSSFPPLKWAKIAGWGELSHTLIQRGDPKGAIGNFTNEIYPFWTEENIEESIYSDPKNLAHPISLPLPNSLYLNIDHFVLNVEKGDLKTALCWYEKVFGFQGQQTFDIQTERSGLHSQVMIYPDSLIQFPINEPTSDTSQVQEFLELNRGPGIQHIALKTNNILGTVAQLRKNGVSFIDVPPTYYATLRQRLGFDEGSAEWQDIQRKKILVDWLAETPNSLLLQTFTQPIFEQPTFFFEVIERREEAAGFGEGNFQALFEAIEREQLKRVEHSA; encoded by the coding sequence ATGGAAATCGATCACATTCACTTTTACGTTAAAGATGCTACGGCACAACGGGACTGGTTCGTAGATTACCTAGGATTTGAGGCAGTCGCCAGTTTCACCGACACCGACACTCACACGGAACTGATTCAAAGTGGTTTAGTTCGGTTTGCACTCTCTTCCCCCTTGTCTGTTGCTTCTCCGATTGCGGAATATCTCGATCGCCATCCTCCGGGAGTCGCTGATATTGCCTTTGCGGTTCAGGATTTAGCATCCTGCTTGAATCAAGCAACTGCTGCCGGTGCCAAAGTCTTACAACCCATCCAGGAACAACCCTCGTCTTTTCCCCCCTTAAAATGGGCAAAAATTGCCGGATGGGGAGAATTGAGTCATACCTTAATTCAACGGGGTGACCCCAAGGGGGCGATCGGGAATTTTACTAACGAGATTTATCCGTTTTGGACCGAGGAAAACATTGAAGAATCAATCTACTCTGACCCCAAAAATCTCGCTCACCCTATCTCTCTCCCTCTCCCTAATAGTCTTTATCTCAATATCGACCATTTTGTTTTAAATGTCGAAAAAGGAGACTTAAAAACTGCTTTATGCTGGTATGAAAAAGTTTTCGGTTTTCAAGGTCAACAAACCTTTGATATTCAAACCGAACGGTCTGGATTACACTCTCAGGTGATGATTTATCCCGACAGTCTAATCCAGTTCCCCATTAATGAACCGACATCCGATACTTCTCAAGTTCAAGAATTTTTAGAACTCAATCGGGGTCCAGGAATTCAGCATATTGCCTTAAAAACGAATAATATTCTGGGAACCGTTGCTCAGTTACGGAAAAATGGAGTCTCATTTATTGATGTGCCACCCACCTATTATGCAACCCTGCGCCAACGTCTGGGATTTGATGAAGGGTCGGCAGAGTGGCAGGACATTCAAAGGAAAAAAATTTTAGTAGATTGGCTTGCTGAAACCCCCAATTCCCTGTTACTGCAAACCTTTACTCAACCCATTTTTGAACAACCGACTTTCTTTTTTGAAGTGATTGAGCGCCGAGAGGAGGCGGCAGGATTTGGCGAAGGAAATTTTCAAGCTTTATTTGAGGCAATCGAACGAGAACAACTGAAACGAGTGGAACATTCGGCCTAA
- a CDS encoding NYN domain-containing protein yields MRDDPSLTTHQGLEAIAPLSRLISQTLLIAYQRHPEWLHEKFRNYSWHRPEFSDKLSEKIATELGQNNQDIDTLVRKFMKLLESFMKPPFFVSYEFLELIQNFQALLKFPASMVPGESPLAPGTLTVQSDLETQSLEQFALRLGFNLPEAVSLGMAAHFNAFKKSSVGGIAILLLDAENLSLDEQAEKFLKQVCQYDLQIKIAFANWQRMGKKDVQLHKRHYELIHVPPGKDSADVKMATVGSSIFVHYPNAKEVLVCSSDGVMTHLCTTLQTHGLRVYLVRKQGKILTVLNTQTGKTQTYGMEEINPVFSVEECVKMFKGILTAEQTRSGKQWIKFSRVCALFQDRYHIPLSQVTIASEPGKKARDIFCDRPDDFVVHQVPGDPEFYIALFDGMALKSSPDFNAQTLCLKPPTIPQDSLPNGFDGREEVELALERAIASLHKKYPGMPISTGMLGSEFKELYGQNPNWIIKKLGLGGNFSKFLQSSSRFSLTPSLQTGEVIIREKHSPTPKTSPLISGINSASSWVINTPADLEKCLIDLLVKLTENSPGNSLPLSALASEFNAEYGVPITQIMKPLQIKGKLTRFLDLSKAFKLKKIGQVYQVALVSRTP; encoded by the coding sequence ATGCGAGACGATCCGAGTTTGACTACTCATCAGGGATTAGAGGCGATCGCGCCTTTAAGTCGTTTAATTTCTCAAACCCTTTTAATCGCCTATCAGCGCCATCCCGAATGGCTGCATGAAAAATTTAGAAATTACTCCTGGCATCGCCCCGAATTTTCAGATAAATTATCAGAAAAAATTGCCACTGAACTGGGACAAAATAATCAGGACATAGACACCTTGGTTCGCAAATTCATGAAATTGTTAGAATCGTTCATGAAACCTCCATTTTTTGTGTCTTATGAATTTTTAGAATTAATCCAAAACTTTCAAGCCTTACTTAAATTTCCCGCTTCAATGGTCCCGGGTGAATCACCCCTGGCCCCGGGTACTCTGACGGTTCAATCAGACCTTGAAACTCAAAGTTTAGAACAATTTGCCCTACGCTTGGGCTTTAATCTGCCCGAGGCCGTATCTTTGGGAATGGCAGCCCACTTTAATGCATTCAAAAAATCCTCGGTAGGGGGGATTGCTATTTTACTTTTAGATGCTGAGAATTTATCCTTAGATGAACAAGCAGAAAAATTTTTAAAACAAGTCTGTCAATATGATTTACAAATTAAAATTGCGTTTGCTAATTGGCAAAGAATGGGAAAAAAGGATGTTCAACTCCATAAGCGTCATTATGAACTGATTCATGTTCCCCCGGGGAAAGATAGTGCGGATGTGAAAATGGCAACGGTGGGTTCCTCTATTTTTGTCCACTATCCCAATGCAAAGGAGGTGTTAGTTTGTTCATCCGATGGAGTCATGACTCATTTATGTACTACGCTTCAGACTCACGGTTTAAGGGTTTATTTAGTTCGCAAACAGGGAAAAATTTTAACCGTTTTAAACACACAGACGGGTAAAACTCAGACTTATGGGATGGAGGAAATTAACCCGGTTTTTTCGGTGGAAGAATGCGTTAAAATGTTCAAGGGTATCCTCACTGCTGAACAGACAAGAAGCGGTAAACAGTGGATTAAATTTTCCCGAGTTTGTGCGCTATTTCAGGACCGTTATCACATCCCCCTGAGTCAAGTAACGATCGCCTCAGAACCCGGGAAAAAAGCCCGGGACATCTTTTGCGATCGCCCAGATGATTTTGTGGTCCATCAAGTCCCAGGAGATCCAGAATTTTATATTGCTTTATTCGATGGCATGGCGTTAAAATCCAGCCCAGATTTTAATGCTCAAACCCTGTGTCTAAAACCCCCTACGATACCGCAGGATTCCCTCCCCAATGGGTTTGATGGGAGAGAAGAAGTCGAACTGGCATTAGAACGGGCGATCGCTTCCCTGCACAAGAAATATCCCGGAATGCCTATTTCCACCGGAATGCTAGGTTCAGAATTTAAAGAACTCTACGGTCAAAACCCGAATTGGATTATTAAAAAATTAGGACTCGGGGGAAATTTTAGTAAATTTTTACAGTCAAGTTCCAGATTTTCCCTGACCCCCTCCCTTCAGACAGGTGAAGTCATTATCCGGGAAAAACACAGCCCTACTCCTAAAACTTCACCCCTGATATCGGGCATCAATTCTGCATCTTCTTGGGTCATCAATACCCCGGCCGACTTAGAAAAATGTTTAATAGACTTACTGGTGAAATTAACCGAAAATTCTCCGGGAAATTCCCTTCCTCTCTCCGCCCTAGCGAGTGAATTTAACGCGGAATATGGAGTGCCTATTACCCAAATTATGAAACCCTTGCAAATCAAGGGAAAATTAACCCGCTTTCTGGATTTATCTAAAGCCTTTAAATTAAAAAAAATCGGACAAGTCTATCAAGTCGCCCTAGTGTCCCGCACTCCTTAA
- a CDS encoding UbiD family decarboxylase, producing MARDLREFLNLLENRGQLRRITTCVDPDLEIAEISNRMLQAGGPALLFENVKGSAHPVAINLLGTEERVCWAMNMEKPLELEELGRKLALLQQPKPPKKIAQAVEFGKVLFDVLKAKPGRDFFPACQQVVIQGDDLDLNQLPLIRPYYKDAGKIITLGLVITKDCETGTPNVGVYRLQLQSHNTMTVHWLSVRGGARHLRKAAEQGKKLEIAIALGVDPLIIMAAATPIPVDLSEWLFAGLYGGSGVALAKCKTVDLEVPADSEFVLEGTITPGEVLPDGPFGDHMGYYGGVEDSPLVRFHCMTHRQNPVYLTTFSGRPPKEEAMMAIALNRIYTPILRQQVSEIVDFFLPMEALSYKAAIISIDKAYPGQARRAALAFWSALPQFTYTKFVIVVDKDINIRDPRQVVWAISSKVDPVRDVFILPNTPFDSLDFASEKIGLGGRMGIDATTKIPPETEHEWGEPLESDPEVAAMVDRRWVEYGLADLKLAEVNPNLFGYDIK from the coding sequence ATGGCACGAGATTTACGGGAATTCCTGAACCTCCTAGAAAATAGGGGACAACTCCGGCGGATTACCACCTGCGTTGACCCGGATTTAGAGATAGCCGAGATTTCCAACCGGATGCTACAAGCTGGAGGACCCGCACTCCTATTCGAGAATGTTAAAGGATCAGCCCATCCCGTCGCAATCAACCTCTTAGGGACCGAGGAACGAGTCTGTTGGGCGATGAACATGGAAAAACCCCTAGAATTAGAGGAACTCGGCAGGAAACTGGCCCTATTACAACAGCCTAAACCCCCGAAAAAAATTGCCCAGGCGGTAGAGTTTGGCAAAGTGCTCTTTGATGTCCTCAAGGCAAAACCCGGACGGGACTTTTTCCCCGCTTGTCAGCAAGTGGTGATTCAGGGGGATGACTTAGACTTAAACCAGTTACCCTTAATTCGTCCCTATTACAAAGATGCAGGGAAAATCATCACTTTGGGATTGGTGATTACCAAAGATTGTGAGACAGGAACGCCTAATGTCGGCGTGTATCGCTTGCAGTTGCAATCTCACAATACCATGACGGTGCATTGGCTATCGGTACGCGGTGGGGCCAGACATTTGCGAAAAGCCGCAGAACAGGGTAAAAAACTGGAAATTGCGATCGCCCTCGGGGTCGATCCCTTAATCATTATGGCCGCTGCCACCCCCATTCCCGTAGACCTTTCCGAATGGCTATTTGCCGGACTCTATGGCGGTTCTGGGGTCGCCCTCGCCAAATGCAAAACCGTGGATTTAGAAGTTCCAGCAGACTCAGAATTTGTCCTAGAGGGAACCATTACCCCGGGGGAAGTCCTCCCCGATGGACCCTTTGGCGACCACATGGGCTATTATGGCGGGGTTGAAGATTCCCCCTTGGTCCGCTTTCACTGCATGACCCATCGCCAAAATCCGGTGTATCTGACCACCTTTAGCGGACGTCCCCCCAAAGAAGAAGCGATGATGGCGATCGCCCTCAATCGAATTTATACCCCAATTTTGCGACAACAAGTCTCGGAAATTGTAGACTTTTTCCTGCCAATGGAAGCCCTAAGTTACAAAGCGGCGATTATTTCCATTGATAAAGCCTATCCAGGCCAAGCGAGACGGGCCGCCTTAGCCTTTTGGAGTGCCTTACCCCAGTTTACTTACACCAAATTTGTAATTGTGGTAGATAAAGATATTAATATTCGTGACCCCCGCCAAGTGGTTTGGGCCATTTCCTCTAAAGTTGACCCGGTACGCGATGTCTTTATTTTACCCAATACTCCCTTTGATAGTTTAGATTTTGCCAGTGAAAAAATTGGCTTAGGCGGACGCATGGGTATCGATGCCACTACCAAAATTCCACCCGAAACCGAACATGAATGGGGAGAACCTTTAGAGTCAGATCCCGAGGTAGCAGCAATGGTCGATCGCCGTTGGGTCGAGTATGGTTTAGCTGATTTAAAATTGGCCGAAGTTAATCCCAACTTATTTGGATATGACATTAAATAA
- a CDS encoding GAF domain-containing protein, translating into MNDSTSIFNRDIDSYGEIDPLSGEISPTANQESLSDEDALWQSLSGDLSASSEGEKIRIWKNNLDCLSRLGRGTKLLIAAFEPQNFTLCYGNPALCQLAGIQPSLDQQSQDDRQMLLHHLLQEHLSEGDRQGLEQLYRRQVLLRILGDRYGIDLKSQLGWDEPAIVSFNSPNYSEPRMIEFWVNVAGLKIIPLDPAQDEFADLRLEQHSGRENSESFTDLSTLESLEQQVCWENYRVEGLLILEGVDVTLRETIREISRLLISTHSILRPDRFRQINQHLKSLFRCDNSFILSTERDPVRLFVETKSRNLSVTSYALESLQGSHFLQAAEANRIWNVTDLSADWTGECEKQLVEGGVRSLLLIPLVVQVSGNNSGLAKRSPSQSQQMVGLVGLTKTNPHHFHPIDIRRGEELIAPFTVALRQIVQQQLTQFTNIHPSVEWRFIQELERRSWGLPPEAIVFAELYPLYGISDIRGSSDERNRAIEADLIEQFHLGLAVVEEVCAEEKQSFVEQLRLDLLERIEAIQRGVTVDAEVTAIEYLKEHLEGYFDYFSHCSPLAAEAVATYRAACDNEHECVYMARSRYDETVNQINARLRDTWEIWQEKMQKIIPHYCDVECSDGIDHMIYAGAAINPSFSRFHLHSLRYEQLRAVCDCARVALRIQADYQTTLEVTHLVLVQDCTVDIFHDEKTERLFDVRGTRDTRYEIVKKRIDKGVEAQTGDRITRPGMLTVVYATNKEWEEYEQYLRYLAREGWVAERIDFGTVEPQPGVSGLKFARVQVLPAPSSLPDLALNGAQPPGE; encoded by the coding sequence ATGAATGATTCTACGTCAATCTTCAATAGAGATATAGACTCCTATGGGGAGATAGACCCGCTTTCAGGTGAAATTTCTCCGACAGCTAATCAGGAATCACTGTCCGATGAGGATGCACTGTGGCAGAGCCTGTCTGGGGATTTATCGGCATCGTCGGAAGGGGAAAAAATTAGAATTTGGAAGAACAATTTAGACTGTCTCAGTCGATTGGGACGGGGGACGAAACTCTTAATCGCAGCGTTTGAACCCCAAAATTTTACCCTCTGTTATGGCAACCCAGCCTTGTGTCAACTGGCGGGAATTCAGCCGAGTCTGGATCAACAAAGCCAGGACGATCGCCAAATGTTGTTGCACCACTTGCTACAGGAACACCTGAGTGAAGGCGATCGCCAGGGCCTGGAACAGTTATATCGGCGTCAAGTGCTGTTGCGAATTTTGGGCGATCGCTATGGAATTGACCTCAAGAGTCAGTTGGGATGGGATGAACCGGCGATCGTTAGCTTTAATAGCCCCAACTACTCAGAACCGAGGATGATCGAGTTTTGGGTGAATGTGGCAGGACTTAAAATTATTCCCCTCGATCCAGCTCAAGATGAGTTTGCAGATTTACGCCTAGAACAGCACTCCGGACGCGAAAATTCAGAAAGTTTTACGGACCTCTCTACCTTAGAAAGCTTAGAACAGCAAGTCTGTTGGGAGAATTATCGCGTTGAAGGGTTACTCATCCTAGAAGGGGTGGATGTGACCCTTCGGGAGACCATTCGGGAGATTTCCCGGTTACTGATTAGTACCCACTCGATTTTACGTCCCGATCGCTTTCGGCAAATTAATCAGCACCTGAAATCCCTGTTTAGATGTGACAACAGCTTTATCCTCAGTACCGAACGAGATCCCGTCCGCCTGTTTGTAGAAACGAAATCGAGAAACTTGAGCGTCACCAGTTATGCTCTGGAGTCCCTCCAAGGGTCCCACTTCCTGCAAGCGGCTGAAGCCAATCGGATATGGAATGTCACCGATTTAAGTGCCGATTGGACCGGGGAATGCGAGAAGCAACTGGTCGAGGGGGGAGTGCGTTCCTTGTTATTGATTCCCCTGGTGGTCCAAGTGAGCGGAAATAATTCAGGATTAGCAAAGCGATCGCCGTCCCAATCCCAGCAAATGGTTGGATTAGTCGGTTTAACCAAGACCAATCCGCATCATTTCCATCCCATTGATATTCGCCGGGGAGAGGAACTGATTGCGCCGTTTACGGTGGCCTTACGCCAAATTGTCCAACAACAGTTGACCCAATTTACTAACATTCATCCCTCTGTAGAATGGCGGTTTATTCAGGAGTTAGAACGGCGTAGTTGGGGATTGCCACCGGAGGCGATCGTCTTTGCCGAACTTTATCCGCTATATGGGATATCGGATATTCGCGGGTCCTCAGACGAGCGGAACCGAGCCATTGAAGCCGATTTAATCGAGCAGTTTCACCTCGGCTTAGCCGTGGTAGAGGAGGTTTGTGCTGAGGAGAAACAGAGTTTTGTGGAACAACTGAGACTGGATTTGTTAGAACGAATTGAAGCGATCCAACGGGGGGTCACCGTGGATGCAGAAGTCACGGCGATCGAGTATTTGAAAGAGCATTTGGAAGGGTATTTTGACTATTTTTCCCACTGTTCACCCTTAGCAGCAGAGGCTGTGGCAACCTATCGAGCCGCTTGTGATAATGAACATGAGTGCGTTTATATGGCGCGATCGCGCTATGACGAGACCGTCAATCAAATTAATGCGCGCTTAAGAGACACTTGGGAGATTTGGCAGGAGAAAATGCAAAAAATCATTCCTCATTACTGTGATGTGGAATGTAGTGATGGCATTGATCACATGATTTATGCAGGGGCAGCGATTAATCCATCCTTTTCGCGCTTTCATTTGCACAGTTTACGTTATGAACAACTTCGGGCCGTTTGTGACTGTGCTCGCGTAGCATTGAGAATTCAAGCCGATTACCAAACGACCCTAGAAGTGACCCATTTGGTTTTGGTGCAAGATTGCACCGTGGATATTTTTCATGATGAAAAGACAGAGAGACTTTTTGATGTTCGGGGAACCCGGGATACCCGGTATGAGATTGTCAAAAAACGAATTGATAAGGGAGTAGAAGCACAAACCGGCGATCGGATTACCCGCCCGGGGATGTTAACCGTGGTCTATGCGACTAACAAGGAATGGGAAGAATATGAACAGTATTTGCGCTATTTAGCCCGGGAAGGTTGGGTGGCAGAGCGGATTGACTTTGGCACTGTCGAACCCCAACCCGGAGTCTCTGGCCTCAAATTCGCCCGGGTTCAGGTTCTTCCTGCACCCAGTTCATTGCCGGATCTGGCACTCAATGGCGCGCAACCTCCTGGTGAGTGA
- a CDS encoding histidine kinase, whose translation MSIPCQIVVEGNPAIIYASRNGAPDKVRRILKPFLGKFCQEREAAGEYHDTPECLVAQIVVRFGFEICEDDFSNLKVTMNYDPNAEYIYSVGADLTVQVWIPEEDYRQNPALGLQGCRLLPEEGWKIE comes from the coding sequence ATGTCTATACCCTGTCAAATCGTTGTAGAAGGAAATCCGGCAATCATCTATGCCAGTAGAAATGGAGCGCCGGACAAGGTTCGCCGCATTCTCAAACCCTTTCTCGGTAAATTTTGCCAAGAACGAGAGGCGGCTGGAGAATACCACGATACACCGGAGTGCTTAGTAGCGCAGATTGTAGTTCGTTTCGGCTTTGAAATCTGTGAGGATGATTTCTCTAACCTCAAAGTCACGATGAACTATGACCCCAATGCCGAATACATCTACTCGGTAGGAGCTGATTTAACCGTCCAGGTTTGGATTCCAGAAGAAGACTATCGTCAAAATCCCGCTTTGGGATTACAAGGGTGTCGTCTGTTACCCGAGGAAGGTTGGAAAATCGAGTAA
- a CDS encoding GumC family protein produces the protein MESAPNPQPLTLHHPGNGSQFVPMPYMAEFQDPDEEELDLGQLFAVIRRRAFVILGVATLVTGGVAVWTANQTPEYEGNFQILVEPVTSQDDNFSRISALAGGLGGQFLQGQSSGLDYDSQLAVLQSPKLMDPIIQQIRARYPELEYNSIIGGKKPPLSLDRFNKNTKILEVRYRDVEPEKIQFVLETLQNAYLRYSLEDRKSNISQGIQFIEDQLPQLRQRVDTLQEQLQKFRQEYNLIEPELQGEQLAQQLTKLDDQLLDAQAQLVQQQQLYETLRRQIGLEPGTAIAASVLSEAPTYQARLNRLKELENKIAAESTRFTPNSPQVQVLLEERRTIELLLGQEASEVLGSQLPGGVVGNPQAPFQNTVRTGLIQEMVKAASQIQVLQVRNQVLGEAAKMLSEYREQFPIILRQYTDLQRELQIANTTLTELLARREGLRVDAAEREVPWEVISQPTIPRDEDGNPVPVSPSLPRNMVLGAMLGLMLGFGAALLADRLDNVFHSPEDLKEATRLPILGLIPASDRSVVLPSADARGSAAFQDVRDFGFLEAFRALNANIRFLTPGKPLRSMAIASAIPAEGKSTVAVNLAEAAASMGQRVLLVDADLRWPQVHKRLGLPNRQGLTHLIATEMDMNEAIQRSPVEPNLFILTAGATPPDPIRLLSSEKMHNLMQQWHALFDLVIYDTPPLLGVVDGRVLAAYTDGIGLVVSMGQTEKPALQQAIAELQTGNTRVLGIIANGVQGQNSSWDYGDRHYNGRDRELEAEEEEAISL, from the coding sequence ATGGAGAGCGCACCCAATCCTCAGCCGTTAACTCTTCACCACCCAGGCAATGGGTCACAGTTCGTGCCGATGCCTTATATGGCTGAATTCCAAGATCCCGATGAGGAAGAATTGGATCTCGGTCAGCTATTTGCTGTGATTCGTCGTCGAGCCTTTGTGATTCTGGGCGTTGCGACTCTCGTCACAGGTGGTGTTGCCGTCTGGACTGCCAACCAAACCCCAGAGTATGAAGGCAATTTCCAAATTCTGGTGGAGCCAGTCACCAGTCAGGATGATAATTTTTCTCGGATTTCTGCTCTGGCAGGGGGTCTGGGGGGACAGTTTCTGCAAGGACAAAGTTCGGGCTTGGATTATGATAGCCAACTAGCGGTTTTACAAAGTCCCAAACTGATGGACCCTATCATTCAGCAGATCCGAGCTCGCTATCCCGAACTGGAGTATAACTCGATAATCGGGGGCAAGAAACCGCCCCTCTCCCTCGATCGCTTCAATAAAAATACTAAAATTCTCGAAGTTCGATACCGAGATGTGGAACCGGAGAAAATTCAGTTTGTCTTGGAAACGCTCCAAAATGCTTACCTGCGATACAGCTTAGAAGACCGCAAAAGCAATATTAGTCAGGGGATTCAATTTATTGAAGACCAACTCCCACAGTTACGGCAGCGGGTGGATACCCTGCAAGAACAACTCCAGAAATTTCGTCAGGAGTACAACCTTATTGAACCCGAGTTACAAGGGGAACAACTGGCTCAACAACTCACCAAACTAGATGACCAGCTATTAGACGCTCAAGCTCAACTGGTTCAGCAGCAACAATTGTATGAAACGTTGCGGCGACAAATTGGACTCGAACCGGGGACAGCGATCGCCGCTTCAGTTTTAAGTGAAGCTCCCACCTATCAAGCTCGACTTAATCGACTCAAAGAACTAGAAAATAAAATTGCTGCTGAGTCAACTCGGTTTACCCCAAACTCACCCCAAGTCCAAGTTCTCTTAGAAGAGCGACGAACCATCGAGTTACTTTTAGGACAGGAAGCTTCGGAAGTGTTAGGGAGTCAGCTACCGGGCGGCGTAGTGGGTAACCCCCAAGCTCCCTTCCAAAACACGGTTCGCACGGGCCTGATTCAGGAAATGGTCAAAGCTGCCAGCCAAATTCAAGTCCTCCAGGTGCGAAATCAAGTTCTTGGGGAGGCGGCAAAAATGTTAAGCGAATACCGCGAACAATTTCCCATTATTCTCCGCCAGTACACAGATTTGCAGCGGGAACTCCAGATTGCTAACACAACCCTCACTGAATTATTAGCCCGTAGGGAAGGGTTGCGGGTGGATGCAGCGGAACGAGAGGTGCCTTGGGAAGTAATTTCCCAACCGACGATTCCTCGGGATGAAGATGGAAATCCGGTTCCGGTTTCGCCAAGTCTGCCTCGGAACATGGTTTTAGGGGCGATGTTGGGGTTGATGTTGGGATTTGGGGCGGCATTATTAGCCGATCGCTTGGATAATGTCTTCCATTCTCCGGAAGACTTAAAAGAGGCGACGCGCTTGCCGATTTTAGGGTTGATCCCGGCGAGCGATCGCTCGGTGGTTCTCCCCTCTGCGGATGCTCGCGGTAGTGCTGCCTTCCAAGATGTCCGCGATTTTGGCTTTTTAGAAGCATTCCGCGCACTCAATGCTAATATCCGCTTCCTGACTCCTGGTAAACCCCTGCGCTCAATGGCGATCGCCTCGGCAATTCCTGCTGAAGGTAAATCAACGGTAGCCGTCAATCTCGCCGAAGCTGCTGCCTCAATGGGACAGCGAGTGTTACTGGTGGATGCCGACTTGCGCTGGCCCCAAGTCCATAAACGATTGGGATTACCCAACCGTCAAGGGTTAACCCATCTGATTGCGACGGAAATGGATATGAATGAGGCCATTCAGCGATCGCCCGTGGAACCCAATCTGTTCATCCTGACTGCCGGTGCGACACCCCCAGACCCCATCCGGTTGTTGTCTTCTGAAAAAATGCACAACCTGATGCAGCAATGGCACGCTTTATTTGACCTGGTGATTTATGATACCCCTCCCCTCCTCGGGGTCGTAGATGGTCGAGTTTTAGCCGCCTATACCGATGGAATTGGGTTAGTGGTCAGCATGGGTCAAACCGAGAAACCCGCCCTCCAACAAGCGATCGCCGAATTGCAAACTGGCAATACCAGGGTCCTGGGGATTATTGCCAACGGCGTTCAAGGACAAAACAGCTCCTGGGACTATGGCGATCGGCACTACAATGGACGCGATCGGGAACTGGAAGCGGAGGAAGAAGAGGCTATTTCTCTTTAA